A genomic window from Flavobacterium johnsoniae includes:
- a CDS encoding MarR family winged helix-turn-helix transcriptional regulator: MKDKTIDYILRATWQAVSRMYNEEAAKYDATMATGFALLSMDKEEGTPSTALGPRMGMEATSLTRTLKSMEEKGLIVRKKNPSDGRGVLIYLTDFGKEKRDLSKNTVLKFNETVRKHVSEEKLKHFIEVSEIINELIHDKNIFNQTENAENE, translated from the coding sequence ATGAAAGACAAAACGATAGATTATATTTTAAGAGCGACATGGCAGGCTGTTTCAAGAATGTATAACGAAGAAGCTGCTAAATACGACGCAACAATGGCGACAGGATTTGCTCTTTTAAGTATGGACAAGGAAGAAGGAACTCCATCAACAGCTTTAGGTCCAAGAATGGGCATGGAAGCCACCAGCTTAACAAGAACCTTAAAATCTATGGAAGAAAAAGGTTTAATTGTTCGCAAGAAAAACCCAAGCGACGGCAGAGGTGTTTTAATCTATCTGACCGATTTTGGAAAAGAAAAAAGGGATTTATCTAAAAATACAGTTCTGAAATTTAATGAAACCGTTAGAAAACATGTTTCTGAAGAAAAACTGAAACATTTTATTGAAGTCTCGGAAATCATTAATGAATTAATTCATGACAAAAACATATTTAATCAAACAGAAAACGCAGAAAACGAATAG
- a CDS encoding 3-hydroxyacyl-CoA dehydrogenase/enoyl-CoA hydratase family protein has protein sequence MKRTIKKVAVIGSGIMGSGIACHFANIGVEVLLLDIVPRELTEAEAKKGLTLESKAVRNRVVNEHLANSLKSKPSPIYSQKFANRITTGNTTDDMAKIANVDWIIEVVVERLDIKKLVFEQIEKFRKPGTLVTSNTSGIPIHFMSEGRSEDFQQHFCGTHFFNPARYLKLFEIIPGPKTSTEVLDFLNEYGSKFLGKTSVVAKDTPAFIGNRIGIYGIQSLFHLVKEMGLTIEEVDKLTGPVIGRPKSATFRTVDVVGLDTLVHVANGIYENCPNDEQHELFKLPDFINKMMENNWLGSKTGQGFYKKVDKDILSLDLDTLEYRAAKKANFATLELTKTIDKPINRFKVLVKGTDKAGEFYRKSFAGMFAYVSNRVPEISDELYKIDDAMKAGFGWENGPFEIWDAIGVAKGIEIMKAEGLEPAAWVTEMLASGSESFYSVKEGATYFYNIPTKSQVKVPGQDSFIILNNIRESKKVWSNSGAIIQDLGDGILNLEFQSKMNTIGGDVLQAINKAIDLSEKEYQGLVIGNQAANFSVGANIGMIFMMAVEQEYDELNMAIKLFQDTMMRVRYSSIPVVVAPHGMTFGGGCEMSLHADKVVAAAETYMGLVEFGVGVIPGGGGSKEMTLRASDLFRKNDVELNVLQEYFLTIAMAKVSTSGYEAFDTGLLQHGKDVIVVNKDRQIAEAKKHALLIAEAGYTQPIRRNDIKVLGKQALGMFLVGTDQMQAGKYISEHDKKIANKLAYVMAGGDLSEATLVSEQYLLDIEREAFLSLCTERKTLERIQYMLTKGKPLRN, from the coding sequence ATGAAACGCACAATTAAAAAAGTTGCTGTAATTGGATCCGGAATTATGGGTTCAGGTATAGCTTGTCATTTTGCAAACATTGGTGTCGAAGTTTTACTTCTGGACATTGTACCGCGTGAACTGACCGAAGCTGAAGCTAAAAAAGGATTAACACTTGAAAGTAAAGCCGTTCGCAACCGTGTGGTAAACGAACATTTGGCGAATTCATTAAAATCAAAACCATCTCCTATTTACAGTCAGAAATTCGCAAACCGAATTACAACTGGAAATACAACAGATGATATGGCAAAAATTGCTAATGTTGACTGGATTATTGAGGTTGTAGTTGAACGTTTGGATATTAAGAAATTAGTTTTTGAACAAATCGAGAAATTCCGTAAACCGGGAACTTTGGTTACTTCAAACACTTCTGGTATTCCAATTCACTTTATGAGTGAAGGAAGAAGCGAAGATTTTCAACAACACTTCTGCGGAACTCACTTTTTTAACCCTGCGCGTTACTTAAAATTATTTGAAATTATTCCTGGTCCAAAAACTTCAACTGAAGTATTGGATTTCTTAAACGAATACGGATCTAAATTCTTAGGAAAAACTTCGGTTGTTGCTAAAGATACTCCAGCGTTTATTGGAAACAGAATTGGTATTTACGGAATCCAGAGTTTATTCCACTTGGTAAAAGAAATGGGATTAACAATTGAAGAAGTTGATAAATTGACTGGACCAGTAATTGGTCGTCCAAAATCGGCTACTTTCCGTACCGTTGATGTTGTTGGTTTAGATACTTTGGTACACGTTGCCAATGGTATTTACGAAAACTGCCCGAACGACGAACAACACGAATTGTTCAAACTTCCTGATTTCATCAACAAAATGATGGAAAATAATTGGTTAGGAAGCAAAACTGGACAAGGTTTTTATAAAAAAGTAGATAAAGATATTCTTTCTTTAGACTTAGATACATTAGAATACCGCGCTGCAAAAAAAGCAAATTTTGCAACTTTAGAATTAACTAAAACGATTGATAAACCAATCAATCGTTTTAAAGTTTTAGTAAAAGGAACAGACAAAGCAGGAGAATTCTACCGTAAGAGTTTCGCTGGAATGTTTGCTTACGTTTCAAACAGAGTTCCTGAAATCTCAGACGAATTATACAAAATTGACGATGCCATGAAAGCTGGTTTTGGATGGGAAAATGGTCCATTCGAAATCTGGGATGCAATTGGTGTTGCAAAAGGAATCGAAATCATGAAAGCAGAAGGTTTAGAGCCTGCTGCATGGGTTACTGAAATGTTGGCTTCTGGAAGCGAAAGTTTCTACTCTGTAAAAGAAGGAGCAACTTATTTCTATAACATTCCAACAAAATCACAAGTAAAAGTTCCTGGACAAGATTCATTTATTATTCTGAACAACATTCGCGAAAGCAAAAAAGTTTGGAGCAACAGTGGTGCAATCATTCAGGATTTAGGAGACGGAATTTTGAACTTAGAATTCCAATCTAAAATGAATACAATTGGTGGTGATGTACTTCAAGCTATCAATAAAGCAATCGACTTATCTGAAAAAGAATATCAAGGTTTAGTTATTGGAAACCAAGCAGCGAATTTCTCTGTTGGGGCTAATATCGGAATGATTTTCATGATGGCGGTTGAGCAAGAATACGACGAATTGAACATGGCAATTAAATTGTTCCAAGATACAATGATGCGTGTTCGTTATTCTTCAATTCCAGTTGTTGTAGCACCTCACGGAATGACTTTTGGCGGTGGATGCGAAATGAGCTTGCACGCTGATAAAGTCGTTGCGGCTGCAGAAACTTATATGGGATTAGTTGAATTTGGTGTTGGAGTTATTCCTGGCGGTGGAGGTTCTAAAGAAATGACTTTAAGAGCTTCAGATTTATTCCGCAAAAACGATGTGGAGTTAAACGTTCTTCAAGAGTATTTCTTGACAATCGCTATGGCTAAAGTTTCGACTTCTGGTTATGAAGCTTTTGATACTGGACTTTTACAGCACGGAAAAGACGTTATTGTCGTAAACAAAGATCGTCAGATTGCTGAAGCTAAAAAACATGCATTGTTAATAGCCGAAGCTGGCTATACACAGCCAATCAGAAGAAACGATATTAAAGTTCTAGGAAAACAAGCTTTAGGTATGTTCTTAGTTGGAACAGATCAAATGCAGGCTGGAAAATACATTTCTGAGCACGACAAGAAAATCGCAAACAAACTGGCTTACGTAATGGCTGGTGGTGATTTATCTGAAGCAACTTTAGTATCTGAACAATATTTATTAGATATCGAACGTGAAGCTTTCTTATCTCTTTGTACGGAGAGAAAAACTCTGGAGCGTATTCAATATATGTTAACTAAAGGAAAACCGCTTCGTAATTAG
- a CDS encoding thiolase family protein: protein MKTAYIVKAYRTAVGKAPKGVFRFKRPDELAAETIQFMMDELPNFDKKRIDDVMVGNAMPEAEQGLNVGRLISLMGLKVEDVPGVTVNRYCASGLETIGMATAKIQSGMADCIIAGGAESMSFIPMGGYKPTPDYKVAAAGHEDYYWGMGLTAEAVANQYKISREDQDEFAYNSHMKALKAQAEGKFDKQIVPITVEQTFINENGKKETKSYVVKQDEGPRAGTSVAALAGLKPVFAADGSVTAGNSSQMSDGAAFVLIMSEEMVKELNLEPIARLVNFASSGVEPRIMGIGPVKAIPKALKQAGLTLNDIELIELNEAFASQALAVTRELNINPEIVNVNGGAIALGHPLGCTGAKLSVQLFDEMKRRGNKYGIVSMCVGTGQGSAGIYEVL, encoded by the coding sequence ATGAAAACAGCATATATAGTAAAAGCATATAGAACAGCAGTTGGAAAAGCTCCAAAAGGTGTTTTTAGATTTAAAAGGCCTGATGAATTAGCTGCAGAAACGATCCAGTTTATGATGGATGAGTTGCCTAATTTTGATAAAAAACGTATCGACGACGTTATGGTAGGAAATGCCATGCCAGAAGCAGAACAAGGTCTTAACGTTGGACGTTTGATCTCTTTAATGGGATTAAAAGTAGAAGACGTTCCTGGTGTAACTGTAAACCGTTATTGCGCATCTGGACTTGAAACTATCGGAATGGCGACTGCTAAAATCCAATCAGGAATGGCAGATTGTATAATCGCTGGTGGTGCAGAAAGTATGAGTTTTATTCCGATGGGTGGTTACAAACCAACTCCAGATTATAAAGTTGCTGCGGCAGGTCACGAAGATTACTACTGGGGAATGGGTTTAACTGCTGAAGCGGTGGCTAACCAATACAAAATCTCTAGAGAAGATCAGGATGAGTTTGCTTACAACTCTCACATGAAAGCGTTGAAAGCACAAGCAGAAGGAAAATTCGACAAACAAATCGTTCCAATTACTGTTGAGCAGACTTTCATTAATGAAAATGGTAAAAAAGAAACAAAATCATACGTTGTAAAACAAGACGAAGGACCAAGAGCTGGAACTTCTGTTGCTGCTTTAGCAGGTTTAAAACCTGTTTTTGCTGCTGATGGAAGTGTAACTGCTGGTAACTCTTCTCAAATGAGCGACGGTGCAGCATTCGTTTTAATCATGAGCGAAGAAATGGTTAAAGAATTAAACCTTGAGCCAATTGCAAGACTTGTAAACTTTGCTTCTTCTGGTGTTGAGCCAAGGATTATGGGTATCGGTCCTGTAAAAGCAATTCCGAAAGCATTGAAACAAGCGGGATTAACATTAAATGATATCGAGTTAATCGAATTAAACGAGGCTTTTGCTTCACAAGCTTTAGCAGTAACTCGCGAATTAAATATAAACCCGGAAATTGTAAACGTAAACGGTGGAGCGATCGCTTTAGGACACCCTCTGGGATGTACAGGCGCTAAGCTTTCTGTTCAGTTGTTCGACGAAATGAAACGCAGAGGTAATAAATACGGAATCGTTTCGATGTGTGTGGGGACTGGACAAGGTTCTGCGGGTATTTACGAGGTATTATAA
- a CDS encoding four helix bundle protein — MKHNFKNLKIWILAMEITNDIYKLTSTFPKSETYSLTSQMNRCSVSMPSNIAEGSNRGNKHFQHYLNISLGSSFELQTQLLIAFQNDYLSKTKTEEIENKIIEFQRMTSGFISKLN, encoded by the coding sequence ATGAAACACAATTTTAAGAATTTGAAAATTTGGATTTTAGCTATGGAAATTACAAATGACATCTATAAACTAACTTCTACTTTTCCAAAATCAGAAACGTATAGTTTGACAAGTCAAATGAATCGATGTTCTGTTTCAATGCCTTCTAATATTGCTGAAGGTTCAAACAGAGGAAATAAACACTTTCAGCATTATTTGAATATTAGTTTAGGTTCGTCATTTGAATTACAAACACAATTGTTGATAGCTTTTCAAAATGACTATCTATCCAAAACAAAAACAGAAGAAATAGAGAACAAAATAATTGAATTTCAAAGGATGACATCAGGTTTCATAAGTAAGTTGAATTAA
- a CDS encoding acyl-CoA dehydrogenase family protein yields the protein MADTIEKNVTRGGQFLVKETKCEDIFTPEDFSEEQLMMRDSVKEFVDKELWAHKDRFEKKDYAYTESSMRKAGELGLLGVAVPEEYGGLGMGFVSTMLVCDYISGATGSFSTAFGAHTGIGTMPITLYGTEEQKKKYVPKLASGEWFGAYCLTEPGAGSDANSGKTKAVLSEDGTHYLITGQKMWISNAGFCSVFIVFARIGDDKNITGFIVENDPSNGISMNEEEHKLGIRASSTRQVFFNETKVPVENMLSERGNGFKIAMNALNVGRIKLAAACLDAQRRVTSGAVKYANERIQFNTSISSFGAIRSKLAEMATNAYAGESASYRAAKDIEDRIAAREAEGTSHQEAELKGVEEYAIECSILKVAVSEDVQNCSDEGIQVFGGMGFSEDTPMESAWRDARIARIYEGTNEINRMLSVGMLIKKAMKGHVDLLGPAMKVQEELMGIPSFDTPDFSELFAEEKGIIANLKKVFLMVAGSAVQKYGPDLDSHQQLLMAAADILIEIYMAESTILRTEKLAKREGEDKVKEQIAMAKLYLYKAVDIVNLRGKEGIASFSEGDEQRMMLMGLKRFTKYTNLPNVVALRETIASKLVAENSYCF from the coding sequence ATGGCAGATACAATCGAAAAAAACGTGACTCGTGGTGGTCAGTTTTTAGTTAAAGAAACAAAATGCGAAGATATCTTCACACCAGAAGATTTCTCGGAAGAGCAGTTAATGATGCGTGACTCTGTAAAAGAGTTCGTAGACAAAGAATTATGGGCGCATAAAGATCGTTTTGAGAAAAAAGATTACGCTTATACAGAATCATCTATGCGTAAAGCTGGTGAACTAGGACTTCTGGGAGTTGCAGTTCCAGAAGAATATGGCGGATTAGGAATGGGATTTGTTTCTACAATGTTGGTTTGTGACTACATTTCTGGAGCAACAGGTTCGTTCTCAACTGCTTTTGGTGCTCACACTGGGATTGGAACAATGCCAATTACACTTTACGGTACTGAAGAACAAAAGAAAAAATACGTTCCAAAATTGGCTTCTGGAGAATGGTTTGGAGCTTATTGCTTAACTGAACCAGGCGCAGGATCTGATGCTAACTCAGGAAAAACTAAAGCTGTTTTATCTGAAGACGGAACTCATTATTTAATTACTGGTCAAAAAATGTGGATTTCGAATGCAGGTTTCTGCAGCGTTTTCATCGTTTTTGCTCGTATTGGAGATGATAAAAATATTACAGGTTTCATCGTAGAAAACGATCCTTCAAACGGAATTTCTATGAATGAAGAAGAACATAAATTAGGAATTCGTGCTTCTTCTACTCGTCAGGTTTTCTTCAACGAAACAAAAGTTCCAGTTGAAAACATGTTGTCTGAAAGAGGAAACGGTTTCAAAATTGCAATGAACGCTTTAAATGTTGGTCGTATTAAATTGGCTGCTGCTTGTCTTGATGCTCAAAGAAGAGTTACTTCTGGAGCGGTAAAATATGCTAACGAACGAATTCAGTTCAATACGTCCATTTCATCTTTTGGAGCTATCCGTTCTAAATTAGCTGAAATGGCAACTAATGCTTACGCTGGAGAAAGTGCTTCTTACCGTGCTGCAAAAGATATCGAAGACAGAATTGCAGCTCGTGAAGCAGAAGGAACTTCTCACCAAGAAGCTGAATTAAAAGGTGTTGAAGAATATGCTATTGAGTGTTCAATCTTAAAAGTAGCGGTTTCTGAGGACGTTCAAAATTGTTCTGATGAAGGTATTCAAGTTTTCGGTGGAATGGGATTCTCTGAAGATACTCCTATGGAAAGTGCTTGGAGAGATGCTCGTATCGCTAGAATCTACGAAGGAACAAACGAAATCAACAGAATGCTTTCTGTAGGTATGTTGATCAAAAAAGCAATGAAAGGTCACGTAGATTTACTTGGACCAGCAATGAAAGTTCAAGAAGAATTAATGGGAATTCCATCTTTTGATACTCCAGATTTCTCTGAATTATTTGCAGAAGAAAAAGGAATCATTGCAAACCTGAAAAAAGTTTTCTTAATGGTTGCTGGTAGTGCTGTTCAAAAATATGGTCCGGATTTAGATTCTCACCAACAATTATTGATGGCTGCTGCTGATATCTTAATCGAAATCTACATGGCTGAAAGTACTATTCTTAGAACTGAGAAATTAGCTAAGAGAGAAGGTGAAGATAAAGTAAAAGAGCAAATCGCTATGGCAAAATTATACTTGTACAAAGCGGTAGATATCGTAAACTTAAGAGGTAAAGAAGGAATCGCTTCTTTCTCTGAAGGTGACGAACAACGTATGATGTTAATGGGATTAAAACGTTTTACAAAATACACAAACCTGCCAAACGTAGTGGCACTAAGAGAAACAATTGCCTCTAAATTAGTTGCAGAAAATTCATACTGCTTCTAA
- a CDS encoding glycoside hydrolase family 18 protein: MKQTTLIALFLMCFGISNTFAQKNKKMDIIAYYTGDYKLIDEYEVGKLNQIIFSFCHLKDGKLTVDSPKDSITIKHLVSLKAKNPQLKIIVSLGGWGGCEPCSAAFSTAEGRLKFAKSVKELSDSYKVDGLDLDWEYPSIEGLPGHLYQPADKPNFTELVKLLRTTLGKKYELSFAAGGFQKCLDESIDWKAVAPFVNRINIMSYDLVNGYSKVTGHHTPLYSTNPKEESTDRAVEFLLKAGVPAEKLVIGGAFYTRQWKNVENINNGLYQAGEHFEGVDFKNYAKTYTEANGWKYFWDDKAKAPYWYNATTKTFATSDDLKSIKAKAEYVKTKKLGGIMFWELTLDSFRDGMVNEIYKVKTEK; this comes from the coding sequence ATGAAACAAACTACTCTAATTGCTTTATTTTTAATGTGCTTTGGCATCTCGAATACTTTTGCTCAAAAAAATAAAAAAATGGATATTATTGCCTACTACACAGGCGATTATAAACTGATTGATGAATACGAAGTTGGTAAATTAAATCAAATCATCTTTAGTTTTTGCCATTTAAAAGATGGAAAATTGACTGTTGATTCTCCAAAAGATTCAATCACTATAAAACATTTAGTTTCTTTAAAGGCTAAAAATCCACAATTAAAAATTATTGTTTCACTTGGTGGTTGGGGCGGCTGCGAACCTTGCTCCGCTGCTTTTTCAACTGCTGAAGGACGCTTGAAATTTGCAAAATCAGTAAAAGAATTAAGTGATTCTTATAAGGTTGACGGTTTAGATTTAGATTGGGAATATCCATCAATCGAAGGACTTCCAGGACATTTATATCAACCTGCTGACAAACCTAATTTTACTGAATTGGTTAAATTATTGCGTACTACCTTAGGCAAAAAATATGAATTGAGTTTTGCTGCAGGAGGTTTTCAAAAATGTTTAGATGAGTCTATCGATTGGAAAGCTGTTGCTCCATTTGTAAACCGCATTAACATTATGAGTTATGATTTAGTAAATGGATATTCAAAAGTTACTGGTCATCACACTCCATTATACAGCACAAATCCGAAAGAAGAATCTACAGATAGAGCTGTTGAATTTTTATTGAAAGCAGGAGTTCCTGCTGAAAAATTAGTAATTGGAGGTGCATTTTATACCAGACAATGGAAAAACGTAGAAAACATCAACAACGGATTGTATCAAGCTGGAGAACATTTTGAAGGTGTTGATTTTAAAAACTATGCTAAAACTTACACAGAAGCTAACGGATGGAAATATTTCTGGGATGATAAAGCTAAAGCGCCATATTGGTACAATGCAACAACAAAAACTTTTGCAACATCAGATGATTTAAAATCCATTAAGGCAAAAGCTGAATATGTAAAAACTAAAAAATTAGGCGGAATTATGTTTTGGGAACTTACTTTAGACAGTTTCCGTGACGGAATGGTAAATGAAATTTACAAAGTAAAAACAGAAAAATAA
- a CDS encoding DUF4251 domain-containing protein encodes MSVRLPILLLICLLSFPVFAQQKTKKEIKAEKAQEKQKEIEELIDAKTFVFEAQKVTPQGGRLIILNDYSYFLKFNTDTTSCDLPFFGRAFNVAYNGDGGMKFEGKPENIKVGKKSKNINFQATVKGNNDTYDLMFRIFYNGSATLSINSVNRAPISYDGIIRAPEEKVKK; translated from the coding sequence ATGTCAGTTAGACTACCTATTTTATTGCTAATATGTCTGTTAAGTTTTCCAGTTTTTGCACAGCAAAAAACCAAGAAAGAAATTAAGGCAGAAAAAGCTCAAGAAAAACAAAAGGAAATTGAAGAATTGATTGATGCTAAGACTTTTGTTTTTGAAGCTCAAAAAGTTACACCGCAAGGCGGTAGATTAATTATTTTAAATGATTATTCGTATTTCTTAAAATTTAATACGGATACAACTTCTTGTGATTTGCCATTTTTTGGACGCGCCTTTAATGTAGCATACAACGGTGATGGCGGAATGAAATTTGAAGGCAAACCAGAAAATATTAAGGTCGGAAAAAAATCTAAAAACATTAATTTTCAGGCAACTGTAAAAGGTAACAACGATACTTACGATCTAATGTTTAGAATATTTTATAACGGATCGGCAACATTATCAATAAACAGTGTTAACAGGGCGCCTATTAGTTACGATGGAATTATTCGTGCTCCAGAAGAAAAGGTAAAAAAATAA
- a CDS encoding META domain-containing protein — protein MKKILTLVFFSLILLSCSASKSKINNAASQLDGTWELNYITGPRITFDGLYPNKKPTINFDTKEYRVSGNNSCNSYTGKLIITDNKIDFTQPMAVTKMMCLDNQGEQVYMNTLQKITSFDVTDDGKTLNFISGDIAMMRFTKKEK, from the coding sequence ATGAAAAAGATTCTTACTCTCGTTTTTTTTAGTTTAATATTACTTTCGTGTAGTGCTTCTAAAAGCAAAATTAATAATGCCGCTTCACAACTTGATGGCACTTGGGAACTGAACTATATTACTGGACCGCGAATTACATTTGATGGTTTATATCCAAATAAAAAACCAACTATAAATTTTGACACAAAAGAGTATAGAGTTTCAGGAAATAATAGCTGTAATTCTTATACAGGAAAATTGATTATAACAGACAACAAAATTGATTTTACTCAGCCTATGGCGGTCACTAAAATGATGTGTTTGGATAATCAAGGCGAACAAGTCTATATGAATACACTTCAAAAGATAACATCATTTGATGTTACTGATGATGGAAAAACTTTAAATTTTATTTCTGGCGATATTGCCATGATGCGATTTACCAAAAAAGAAAAATAA
- a CDS encoding superoxide dismutase family protein, translating to MKKLIVSFAIITALIVGCKTNNKSNDAKTLTVALEPKSNSKVGGTAVFTEKNGKVTVVAKMTGLEPGVHAIHIHEKADCSSADGSSAGGHWNPTFKKHGKWGVGEYHKGDIGNFTADAKGNGSITLTTDEWCIGCGDSNKDILGKGLIVHAGTDDFTTQPTGNAGGRVACAGIIK from the coding sequence ATGAAAAAACTAATCGTTTCTTTCGCTATAATTACAGCTTTAATCGTTGGCTGTAAGACAAATAACAAATCAAATGACGCAAAAACTTTGACAGTTGCTTTAGAACCAAAAAGCAATAGTAAAGTTGGCGGAACAGCTGTTTTTACTGAAAAAAATGGTAAAGTTACCGTTGTTGCAAAAATGACAGGTCTAGAACCAGGAGTTCACGCTATCCATATTCATGAAAAGGCAGATTGTAGTTCTGCCGATGGAAGTTCTGCCGGCGGACACTGGAATCCAACTTTCAAAAAACATGGAAAATGGGGCGTTGGAGAATATCATAAAGGAGATATCGGAAACTTTACTGCTGATGCAAAAGGTAACGGCTCTATAACGCTAACTACAGACGAATGGTGTATTGGATGTGGAGACAGTAACAAAGACATTCTAGGAAAAGGTCTAATTGTTCACGCAGGAACAGATGATTTCACCACTCAACCAACTGGAAATGCGGGAGGAAGAGTAGCTTGCGCAGGAATTATCAAATAA
- a CDS encoding LETM1-related biofilm-associated protein — protein sequence MINPSAPGWIDKFFSEQKFSEAIPFETVDSFYYKVRETGFIYGHIIAIDSQIPIPIKGWFKTEISKTALLNTLYHVFCLEKRNSEPKNFISEVLKFYKQMNPEGFNLFKILLPKDTPSLSLENIIDQRVQTNDSIISKNFSHLVTNALLFIDVLAFRQYLEHGQIPEKYLKRIEETVLGIVGLALKTKTVKSQHDDLLIKLFEASIRYSKFSKVTVETLETLNLDYFKNKLEQYYLIDMAGMALWSDGVVENEESYFLYALGSTMGVSDDFVTQSMDTTNTFITTHRKKIPYFNYSNPVKHFYDQMTHSVIKLIVRNKNRLVREIMQSKELVVLLAYSTTRDLDAKEKKKVKKQLLDICKTIPSLTIFLLPGGSLLLPILIKFIPTMLPSAFNENLDENE from the coding sequence ATGATTAACCCATCAGCACCAGGCTGGATCGATAAGTTTTTTAGTGAACAGAAGTTTTCAGAAGCAATTCCTTTTGAAACAGTAGATTCATTTTACTATAAAGTAAGAGAAACGGGGTTTATATATGGCCATATTATTGCTATAGATTCACAAATCCCGATTCCGATTAAAGGATGGTTTAAAACCGAAATTTCTAAAACAGCGTTACTTAACACGCTTTATCATGTTTTTTGTTTAGAAAAAAGAAATTCGGAACCTAAAAATTTTATTTCAGAAGTTTTAAAGTTTTACAAACAGATGAATCCAGAGGGGTTTAATTTGTTTAAAATCTTATTGCCTAAAGACACTCCTTCTCTATCTCTAGAAAATATAATTGATCAAAGAGTTCAGACAAACGATAGCATTATCAGTAAAAACTTTTCGCATTTGGTAACCAATGCTTTATTATTTATTGATGTTTTGGCTTTTAGACAATATTTAGAACACGGTCAAATTCCAGAAAAATATCTAAAACGTATTGAAGAAACCGTTCTTGGAATTGTAGGTTTGGCTTTGAAAACCAAAACTGTAAAATCACAGCATGATGATTTATTAATTAAACTTTTTGAAGCATCAATACGGTATTCAAAATTCTCAAAAGTAACTGTAGAAACTTTAGAAACTTTGAATCTTGATTATTTTAAAAATAAATTAGAACAATATTACCTGATCGACATGGCTGGAATGGCTTTATGGAGCGATGGTGTTGTTGAAAATGAAGAATCTTATTTCTTATACGCTTTAGGCTCTACAATGGGCGTTTCTGACGATTTTGTAACACAGAGTATGGATACAACCAATACTTTTATTACAACGCATAGAAAGAAAATTCCATATTTTAATTATTCAAATCCTGTTAAACATTTCTACGATCAAATGACGCATAGCGTTATAAAACTGATTGTCAGAAATAAAAACAGATTGGTTAGAGAAATTATGCAAAGTAAGGAACTTGTTGTACTGCTTGCCTATTCTACAACAAGAGATTTGGATGCAAAAGAGAAGAAAAAAGTAAAAAAGCAGCTTTTAGACATTTGCAAAACCATTCCGTCTCTGACTATATTTTTGCTTCCTGGAGGGAGCTTGCTATTGCCTATATTAATTAAGTTTATACCAACAATGTTGCCATCGGCATTTAATGAGAATTTAGACGAAAACGAATAA
- the can gene encoding carbonate dehydratase translates to MRKFYEQLLENNKKWVETSLAKDPNYFADLAKGQQPPLLWIGCSDSRVPANEIVGAKPGEVFVHRNIANMVVHSDMNMLSVLDYAVNVLKIKHIIVCGHYGCGGVKAAMGHQSVGIIDNWLRHIKDEYRLHDKYLNSIENEEERFNAFVEINAKEQVYNLAKTSIVQNAWKNGQDLMVHGWVYGLNSGFVTDLNVTISSNEELDSVYQLDL, encoded by the coding sequence ATGAGAAAATTTTATGAGCAGTTGCTAGAAAACAATAAAAAGTGGGTTGAAACTTCATTAGCAAAAGATCCGAATTATTTTGCTGATTTGGCAAAAGGACAACAACCGCCATTATTATGGATTGGATGTTCTGATAGCCGTGTTCCTGCAAACGAAATTGTAGGCGCAAAACCTGGTGAAGTTTTTGTACACAGAAACATTGCTAACATGGTTGTTCACTCTGATATGAATATGTTAAGTGTTCTGGATTATGCTGTAAATGTTTTGAAAATTAAACATATTATCGTTTGCGGACATTACGGATGCGGTGGTGTAAAAGCAGCAATGGGACACCAATCTGTTGGAATTATCGACAACTGGCTTCGTCATATTAAAGATGAATATCGTTTACATGATAAATATTTGAATTCAATTGAAAACGAAGAAGAGCGTTTTAATGCTTTTGTTGAAATCAATGCAAAAGAGCAGGTTTACAACTTAGCAAAAACATCAATTGTTCAAAATGCTTGGAAAAATGGACAAGATTTAATGGTTCACGGCTGGGTTTACGGTTTAAATTCAGGTTTTGTAACTGATTTGAATGTAACCATTAGTTCAAACGAAGAACTGGATTCAGTTTATCAATTAGATCTTTAA